In Drosophila yakuba strain Tai18E2 chromosome 2R, Prin_Dyak_Tai18E2_2.1, whole genome shotgun sequence, a single genomic region encodes these proteins:
- the LOC6530713 gene encoding E3 ubiquitin-protein ligase RMND5A translates to MDNESWACSSVEKDLTRVVSKLEQLHENAAADIGDIATQMSELVEVLSRAEQLVTTLNSSTQVSQDDPMGDGVSMQVETEPTAPQRLTERQVESVRNAIARCNERVQKLSTEHRDLHGSISKIGKAIDRNFSADFSSTMRVDVLQDEENLMLLNKAIAKHYCRQGMDDVARTLIRESKMSPEHAQDVFDSEREFADIYGIWVKIQKRDLTDALKWAKMYSQQLSDRHSLIEFRLHRMRFMQLVSYGLDSQREAISYARLNFKKFAVRYEHEIANLMASFIYLPSGLENSPYKHFMGQEMWTELSFIFLKDACQLLGISKNSALSVVVNAGCTALPALLNIKQVMQSRQVLGMWNGCDELPIEIDLQPEFRFHSIFACPILRQQTSEDNPPKKLTCGHVISNDALHKLSVGHILKCPYCPVEQNAEEAVRIYF, encoded by the coding sequence ATGGACAACGAGTCGTGGGCCTGTTCGTCGGTGGAAAAGGACTTGACCCGAGTGGTCAGCAAGTTAGAGCAGCTGCACGAGAACGCGGCAGCGGACATCGGAGACATTGCCACGCAGATGTCGGAGCTGGTGGAGGTTCTCAGCAGGGCGGAGCAGCTGGTGACCACTCTGAATTCGAGCACCCAGGTGTCCCAGGACGATCCCATGGGCGATGGAGTGAGCATGCAGGTGGAGACGGAACCGACGGCTCCGCAACGCCTCACCGAGCGCCAAGTGGAAAGCGTCCGAAATGCTATTGCTAGGTGCAACGAGCGCGTGCAGAAACTCTCCACGGAGCACCGCGATCTGCACGGCTCCATTTCGAAGATCGGCAAAGCCATTGATCGTAACTTCAGCGCCGACTTCTCGTCCACCATGCGAGTGGACGTGCTGCAGGACGAGGAGAACCTGATGCTGCTGAATAAGGCCATCGCCAAGCACTATTGTCGCCAGGGCATGGACGATGTGGCTCGCACCCTAATCCGTGAGAGCAAGATGTCGCCGGAGCATGCCCAGGATGTGTTCGACTCGGAGCGCGAGTTTGCCGATATCTACGGCATTTGGGTGAAGATCCAGAAGCGGGATCTTACCGACGCCCTCAAGTGGGCGAAGATGTACTCCCAGCAGCTGAGTGATCGCCACTCGCTAATAGAGTTCCGGCTGCACCGGATGCGCTTCATGCAGCTGGTCTCCTACGGATTGGACTCGCAGCGCGAGGCCATTTCCTACGCTCGACTGAACTTCAAGAAGTTTGCTGTACGCTACGAGCACGAAATAGCCAACTTAATGGCCAGCTTCATATATCTGCCAAGTGGTCTGGAGAACTCGCCGTACAAGCACTTCATGGGCCAGGAGATGTGGACGGAGCTGTCGTTCATATTCCTGAAAGACGCATGCCAATTGCTAGGCATCAGCAAGAACTCTGCCCTGTCTGTCGTGGTTAATGCCGGATGCACTGCCCTGCCCGCCCTGCTCAATATCAAGCAGGTGATGCAGTCACGCCAAGTCCTGGGCATGTGGAACGGCTGCGACGAGCTGCCCATTGAGATCGATTTGCAGCCGGAATTCCGCTTCCACTCGATCTTTGCCTGCCCCATCTTGCGCCAGCAGACTTCCGAGGATAACCCGCCGAAGAAGTTGACATGCGGTCATGTCATTTCCAACGACGCCCTGCACAAACTGAGTGTTGGGCACATACTGAAGTGCCCCTACTGCCCCGTGGAGCAGAATGCCGAGGAGGCTGTTCGCATCTACTTTTAA